From Demequina capsici, one genomic window encodes:
- a CDS encoding glycoside hydrolase family 127 protein yields MTFSTPAPIVVAGQPAASSACPVVPAKGARRGVGIRDVSWSPQGFWGRRQRVNAQATIAHCESWMERLGWLENFDRVARGAETTERAGWQFSDSEVYKMLEGIAWELGRADDAELRARYEALVARVAAAQDDDGYLSTAFGHPGLPPRYSDMSMGHELYNVGHLLQAAVARLRTGHDDLLVAVARRAADHVCREFGPGSRESLCGHPEIEVGLAELSRATGEQRYLEQARIFLDRRGHGVLPVRPLLSAEYFQDDTPIREATAFRGHAVRALYLASGAVDVAVDSEDAELLGTLEAQWARTVERRTYLTGGMGSRHQDEGFGEDWELPPDRAYCETCAGVASTMLAWRLLLATGDPRYADLMERTLYNVVAAAPDEDGTAFFYANPLHVRVAGGEYSGGGVNHRAEGGVRAPWFDVSCCPTNVARTFASLHTYSAYAEGDVVSLVLYEAGEWNIAVDGGRLGFHVETRYPDDGTVRVVIDEAPPTGAGLRLRIPSWSRGAVAAGPRGEATPEPGWWDAGAVSVGDVVTLSLDVAPRLTWPDRRIDAMRGTVAVERGPLVLCLESTDLPEGASFEDASILASEPVLAEADGASVTLRLGDGTVASGGLPAYGSAPSVAATTTTAQVPLVPYHRWGERLPSQMRVMLPVAGQNS; encoded by the coding sequence ATGACCTTCTCAACACCGGCTCCGATCGTCGTCGCCGGCCAGCCCGCTGCGTCCTCCGCGTGCCCCGTCGTCCCTGCCAAGGGCGCCAGACGTGGCGTCGGGATCCGGGACGTCTCGTGGAGTCCGCAAGGGTTCTGGGGCCGCCGCCAGCGCGTCAACGCGCAGGCCACGATCGCGCACTGCGAGTCGTGGATGGAGCGGCTCGGGTGGCTGGAGAACTTCGACCGTGTCGCACGCGGCGCGGAGACCACCGAACGGGCCGGCTGGCAGTTCTCGGACTCCGAGGTCTACAAGATGCTCGAGGGCATCGCGTGGGAGCTTGGACGGGCCGACGATGCCGAGCTCCGCGCCCGCTACGAGGCACTCGTCGCACGGGTCGCCGCAGCACAGGACGATGACGGATACCTCAGCACGGCCTTCGGGCACCCCGGGCTGCCACCGCGATACTCCGACATGTCCATGGGGCATGAGCTGTACAACGTCGGACATCTCCTCCAGGCCGCGGTGGCGAGGCTGCGCACCGGGCACGACGACCTGCTGGTCGCTGTCGCCCGGCGCGCAGCCGATCATGTGTGCCGCGAGTTCGGGCCCGGCTCACGCGAGTCGCTCTGCGGCCACCCTGAGATCGAGGTGGGACTCGCGGAGCTCTCTCGCGCGACGGGGGAGCAGCGCTATCTGGAGCAGGCAAGGATCTTCCTCGACCGTCGCGGACACGGCGTCCTTCCTGTGCGTCCGTTGCTGTCAGCCGAGTACTTCCAGGACGACACCCCCATCCGGGAGGCGACCGCGTTCAGGGGCCACGCCGTCCGTGCGCTGTACCTCGCGTCGGGGGCGGTGGACGTCGCCGTCGACTCGGAAGACGCGGAACTGCTCGGCACGCTCGAGGCCCAGTGGGCTCGCACCGTCGAGCGTCGCACGTATCTGACGGGCGGGATGGGCTCACGGCATCAGGACGAGGGCTTCGGCGAGGACTGGGAGCTGCCGCCGGATCGTGCCTATTGCGAGACGTGCGCGGGCGTCGCGTCGACGATGCTCGCGTGGCGGCTGCTGCTCGCCACTGGTGATCCGCGGTACGCGGACCTGATGGAACGCACCCTGTACAACGTGGTGGCCGCCGCGCCCGACGAGGATGGCACCGCGTTCTTCTATGCGAACCCGCTCCACGTGCGCGTCGCCGGCGGAGAGTACTCGGGTGGGGGTGTGAATCACCGTGCCGAAGGCGGCGTGCGCGCACCGTGGTTCGATGTGTCGTGCTGCCCCACGAACGTCGCCCGGACCTTCGCGTCGCTTCACACCTACTCCGCGTACGCCGAAGGCGACGTCGTGTCCCTCGTGCTCTATGAGGCTGGCGAGTGGAACATAGCGGTCGATGGTGGGCGCCTCGGCTTCCATGTCGAGACGCGGTACCCGGACGACGGGACGGTGCGGGTCGTCATCGATGAGGCACCCCCGACTGGAGCCGGCCTGCGGCTCCGTATCCCGTCGTGGTCGCGTGGCGCCGTTGCCGCCGGCCCGCGCGGCGAGGCGACGCCCGAGCCTGGCTGGTGGGATGCGGGTGCCGTGAGCGTCGGGGACGTGGTGACGCTGTCCCTGGACGTGGCGCCCCGTCTCACATGGCCGGACCGCCGCATCGACGCGATGCGCGGCACCGTGGCAGTCGAGCGTGGCCCCTTGGTGCTGTGCCTCGAATCGACCGATCTACCGGAGGGGGCGAGCTTCGAGGACGCCTCGATCCTCGCGTCCGAGCCCGTGCTGGCCGAGGCGGACGGCGCCTCGGTGACGCTGCGTCTGGGTGACGGAACGGTCGCCTCCGGCGGCCTTCCTGCCTACGGCAGCGCCCCTTCCGTCGCCGCCACGACGACCACCGCCCAGGTGCCGCTGGTGCCCTACCACCGGTGGGGTGAGCGCCTGCCGTCGCAGATGCGGGTGATGCTGCCTGTCGCTGGCCAGAACTCGTGA
- a CDS encoding TetR/AcrR family transcriptional regulator — protein sequence MADDSKRTRTRATHSLEAVISEAVALLDESGEQALTFRALAARLGGGPASVYWYVSSKDELLDRASDHVLADVLAATEDLQGSDPIDDARTVAVTLFDTIIVRPWLAAYFMRDAEQQPNALRLFDRLGRQVMRLGLTAHDTFDAVSAIIGFVIGTAADLSQQPPQTVRDGSLSLDQHLQEAVARWRALDPHEFPFIHFILDEFATHDDATQFRAGLDLLLDGIRQRAEAG from the coding sequence ATGGCCGACGACTCGAAGCGCACCCGCACCCGCGCCACGCATTCGCTCGAGGCCGTCATCTCGGAGGCCGTCGCACTGCTCGACGAATCCGGGGAGCAGGCCCTCACCTTCCGCGCCCTCGCTGCTCGGCTCGGAGGCGGACCGGCAAGCGTCTACTGGTACGTGTCCAGCAAGGACGAGCTCCTCGACCGCGCGAGCGACCACGTCCTCGCCGACGTCCTCGCGGCGACGGAGGACCTCCAAGGCTCCGACCCGATCGACGATGCGCGCACCGTGGCCGTCACCCTGTTCGACACGATCATCGTCCGCCCTTGGCTCGCCGCCTACTTCATGCGAGACGCCGAGCAGCAGCCGAACGCGCTCCGGCTCTTCGACCGCCTCGGGCGTCAGGTCATGCGGCTCGGCTTGACCGCGCACGACACCTTCGACGCCGTGTCCGCGATCATCGGCTTCGTCATCGGCACCGCAGCAGACCTCAGCCAGCAGCCGCCGCAGACGGTGCGCGACGGAAGCCTCTCTCTCGATCAGCACCTGCAGGAAGCAGTCGCCCGTTGGCGCGCGCTCGACCCGCACGAGTTCCCCTTCATCCACTTCATCCTCGACGAGTTCGCCACCCACGACGACGCCACCCAGTTCCGGGCGGGTCTCGACCTCCTGCTCGACGGGATCCGCCAACGCGCCGAGGCCGGCTGA
- a CDS encoding LacI family DNA-binding transcriptional regulator, whose product MSRSTASYALSGKRPISPEVTDRVLAAVEQLGYTPNAGARALRTSQTQVLALFARFVEDEFAPAMLEYIKGVTDTARELGYDTLLVSDEDGPGAIRRLSGSQMVDGFVLLNVAEEDDRLEPLRSVHRPGTLVGLPGDTHGVDVFDLDFEASGRLMVEHMHGLGHREMILVSQPEDVVRRGGAYVWRLADTAKAKADELGVDLHHYFAASSQPGIGEDLHRFLDAHPHATALLLNNEGAAAALPAVLQERGLSVPHDLSVIGRYSDVFARTFSLPFSAIDSAADRLGRHAVQQLVDRIEGRIDAAAPHTVELIAPEIHDRGSMAAPPAV is encoded by the coding sequence GTGTCCCGCAGCACCGCGTCGTACGCCCTCAGCGGCAAGCGACCCATCTCCCCGGAGGTCACCGATCGGGTGCTCGCCGCAGTCGAGCAGCTCGGCTACACGCCCAACGCCGGAGCCCGTGCGCTCCGCACCTCGCAGACCCAGGTGCTCGCCCTGTTCGCACGCTTCGTCGAGGACGAGTTCGCCCCCGCCATGCTCGAGTACATCAAGGGCGTCACCGATACCGCGCGGGAGCTCGGCTACGACACCCTCCTCGTGTCCGACGAGGACGGCCCCGGAGCGATCCGCCGCCTCTCGGGCTCCCAGATGGTCGACGGCTTCGTGCTCCTCAACGTGGCCGAGGAGGACGACAGGCTCGAGCCCCTCCGCTCCGTCCACCGCCCCGGCACGCTCGTCGGCCTCCCGGGCGACACTCACGGCGTCGACGTGTTCGACCTGGACTTCGAGGCCTCCGGTCGCCTCATGGTGGAGCACATGCACGGGCTCGGCCACCGGGAGATGATCCTCGTCTCCCAGCCCGAGGACGTCGTCCGCCGCGGCGGCGCCTACGTGTGGAGGCTCGCCGACACGGCCAAGGCCAAGGCCGATGAGCTCGGCGTCGACCTGCACCACTACTTCGCCGCATCCAGCCAGCCCGGCATCGGCGAGGACCTGCACCGGTTCCTCGACGCCCACCCGCATGCGACGGCGTTGTTGCTGAACAACGAGGGAGCGGCTGCGGCCCTCCCCGCCGTCCTGCAGGAGCGAGGCCTGTCCGTCCCCCACGACCTGTCGGTCATCGGCCGGTACTCGGACGTCTTCGCCCGCACCTTCTCACTTCCGTTCTCGGCGATCGACAGCGCCGCAGACCGGCTCGGTAGGCACGCTGTCCAGCAGCTGGTCGACCGCATCGAGGGCCGCATCGACGCGGCAGCGCCTCACACTGTCGAGCTGATCGCCCCGGAGATTCACGACCGGGGCTCCATGGCGGCACCGCCAGCCGTCTGA
- a CDS encoding carbohydrate ABC transporter permease has product MTTTALAAVAETEERAPSPRRRRAWQRTIHGSPWTAVGFAAPLVIYLIAFYAYPLMRSVDLSVHDYNVRAFVQGNAEFVGLQNYVDVITSNLFKPALWNTLVFVGLSIIFQYAIGLALAVFFRHNFRLSGVLRALFLVPWLLPLIVSASTWAWMMNSDSGVVNAFLVAVGADPINWLTSPEWSLTAVIIANIWLGIPFNLVILYSGLQNIPGDVYEAASLDGAGAWKTFWRVTFPLLRPVSAITILLGLVYTLKVVDIIWIMTKGGPANSSLILSVWSYREAFGTGQPAFSPASAIGNLLILIALVFGLFYVRLQSREEH; this is encoded by the coding sequence ATGACCACCACAGCCCTGGCTGCCGTCGCCGAGACAGAGGAGCGGGCACCCAGCCCGCGTCGGCGCCGCGCCTGGCAGCGCACCATCCACGGCTCCCCCTGGACGGCCGTAGGATTCGCGGCCCCGCTCGTGATCTACCTGATCGCGTTCTACGCATACCCGCTCATGAGGAGCGTGGACCTCTCCGTCCACGACTACAACGTGCGGGCGTTCGTGCAGGGCAACGCAGAGTTCGTGGGCCTCCAGAACTACGTCGACGTCATCACGTCCAACCTGTTCAAGCCGGCACTGTGGAACACCTTGGTGTTCGTCGGCCTGTCGATCATCTTCCAGTACGCGATCGGGCTCGCCCTCGCCGTCTTCTTTCGCCACAACTTCCGCCTCTCCGGCGTGCTGCGCGCGCTCTTCCTGGTGCCGTGGCTCCTCCCGCTCATCGTCTCCGCCTCGACGTGGGCGTGGATGATGAACTCCGACTCGGGTGTCGTCAACGCATTCCTCGTCGCCGTCGGAGCGGACCCCATCAACTGGCTCACGTCGCCCGAATGGTCGCTCACCGCGGTCATCATCGCGAACATCTGGCTCGGGATCCCGTTCAACCTGGTGATCCTCTACTCGGGCCTGCAGAACATCCCCGGTGACGTCTACGAGGCGGCGTCCCTGGACGGCGCGGGTGCGTGGAAGACGTTCTGGCGCGTCACGTTCCCGCTGCTGCGCCCCGTGTCCGCCATCACGATCCTGCTCGGGCTCGTGTACACGCTCAAGGTCGTCGACATCATCTGGATCATGACCAAGGGCGGACCGGCGAACAGCTCGCTGATCCTCTCCGTCTGGTCGTACCGCGAGGCCTTCGGCACCGGTCAGCCGGCATTCTCGCCTGCCTCCGCGATCGGAAACCTGCTCATCCTGATCGCCCTGGTGTTCGGCCTCTTCTACGTCCGCCTGCAGAGCCGAGAGGAGCACTGA
- a CDS encoding sugar ABC transporter substrate-binding protein translates to MKYNHKRSTVVLATAAIAVGALAGCSSGSGDDASASGSGAAAGGTYTWWDPYPQHTEGSDWANRVQQCGDEAGVTIQRTAYDTTALTNQLLLSAQEGTSPDIALLDNPAVSTLASTGALTTTDELGLDTSAIDSNLLAAGVLDGDTYGIPIGANTLALYYNKDILDAAGVDPASITDWDSLNAALAKIADTGNKAITFAGVGTEEGSFQFLPWFWGAGADLTELNSPAAVEALQLWVDWLNEGYAPQSAIQNSQNTAWEEFLDGKTGFVENGTWQVNAAMAADFNTGFITLPAIDGGAAPAPTGGEFIIAPVQSDTSRYDVTRQIVECMTTTDGFVQTADTFAYYIPPTAEAQAAFLDEHPELQVWVDAVKAAKGRTSDNLGTDYPLISEQLWTAVQAAMSGAMSAQDALDAAQDAAVAATGE, encoded by the coding sequence ATGAAGTACAACCACAAGCGATCCACGGTCGTGCTCGCGACCGCCGCCATCGCAGTCGGCGCGCTCGCCGGCTGCTCATCCGGCAGTGGCGACGACGCCTCCGCTTCCGGCTCGGGCGCCGCCGCGGGCGGCACCTACACCTGGTGGGACCCGTACCCCCAGCACACGGAGGGCTCGGATTGGGCCAACCGCGTGCAGCAGTGCGGCGACGAGGCGGGCGTGACCATCCAGCGCACCGCGTACGACACGACCGCGCTCACCAACCAGCTGCTGCTGTCCGCGCAGGAGGGTACCTCGCCCGACATCGCGCTGCTCGACAACCCAGCCGTGTCGACGCTCGCGTCGACCGGCGCGCTCACCACCACCGATGAGCTGGGCCTCGACACCTCCGCGATCGATTCGAACCTCCTCGCAGCAGGTGTGCTCGACGGCGACACCTACGGCATCCCGATCGGCGCGAACACCCTGGCGCTCTACTACAACAAGGACATCCTCGACGCGGCAGGCGTCGACCCCGCATCGATCACCGACTGGGACTCCCTGAACGCGGCGCTCGCCAAGATCGCGGACACCGGTAACAAGGCGATCACGTTCGCCGGTGTCGGCACCGAGGAGGGCTCGTTCCAGTTCCTGCCGTGGTTCTGGGGCGCAGGAGCGGACCTCACCGAGCTCAACTCGCCTGCGGCCGTCGAGGCCCTCCAGCTGTGGGTCGACTGGCTGAACGAGGGCTACGCCCCCCAGTCCGCCATCCAGAACTCTCAGAACACCGCCTGGGAGGAGTTCCTGGACGGCAAGACCGGCTTCGTCGAGAACGGCACCTGGCAGGTCAACGCCGCCATGGCAGCCGACTTCAACACCGGGTTCATCACGCTGCCCGCCATCGACGGCGGGGCTGCTCCAGCTCCCACCGGCGGCGAGTTCATCATCGCGCCCGTGCAGTCCGACACCTCGCGCTACGACGTGACCCGTCAGATCGTCGAGTGCATGACCACCACCGACGGGTTCGTCCAGACGGCCGACACCTTCGCGTACTACATCCCGCCGACGGCCGAGGCGCAGGCCGCATTCCTCGACGAGCACCCCGAGCTGCAGGTCTGGGTGGACGCGGTGAAGGCCGCCAAGGGTCGCACCAGCGACAACCTCGGCACCGACTACCCGCTGATCTCCGAGCAGCTCTGGACCGCAGTCCAGGCTGCGATGTCCGGCGCGATGTCCGCGCAGGACGCCCTCGACGCGGCCCAGGACGCCGCCGTCGCAGCCACCGGCGAGTGA
- a CDS encoding MFS transporter produces the protein MSSTTLEALRPRTYTSLRAAAIPLAALCLAFFVEMTDNTLLSIALPTIGRDLGASTTALQWVTGAYSLTFGGLLLTAGSVADRFGRRRVLQIGLAAFGLISLGVLLVESAAGLIALRAALGIAAAAMAPITNSLVFRLFDDESLRREAMTLMIAVGMSGFILGPLLGGTALAHVDWRWLLLVNAPIALIAWIGVRLGVAGDDPEGLTHDRLDLVGSALSIATIGLACYSLTSGVEHGWRAPLTVTVAVGAVLALVGFVAREKRVAQPMLDLAVFRDRTVRGASLAQVGTSIAMAGVMFGLILLFQYAYGWSPVKAGLANLPLIATMLLASPLSEGLARRYGHRAATLVGAGLLTAGLGTLAWSVEHGYPAIAASMVVFTIGLRTVMTIGAVALVDAMPENRTSLGAALNDTAQEVGSSVGTAVVGTLIAVLVTTALPVGAWSDALVASFLHGASVIYLVLALVVGLIAGVGALTLTDSRAVEEAH, from the coding sequence ATGAGCTCCACCACCCTCGAGGCCCTCAGGCCTCGCACCTACACGTCGCTCCGTGCGGCAGCGATCCCGCTCGCAGCACTCTGCCTGGCCTTCTTCGTCGAGATGACCGACAACACGCTGCTGTCAATCGCACTACCCACGATCGGCCGCGACCTCGGGGCCAGCACCACCGCCTTGCAGTGGGTGACTGGCGCCTACTCGCTCACCTTCGGGGGACTGCTGCTCACCGCGGGATCCGTGGCCGATCGCTTCGGCCGGCGCCGCGTCCTGCAGATCGGCCTCGCCGCGTTCGGGCTGATCAGCCTGGGCGTCCTGCTCGTCGAATCGGCCGCCGGCCTGATCGCCCTGCGCGCGGCGCTCGGCATCGCCGCAGCCGCCATGGCCCCCATCACGAACTCGCTGGTCTTCAGGCTCTTCGATGACGAGTCGCTGCGCCGCGAGGCGATGACCCTCATGATCGCGGTCGGCATGAGCGGTTTCATCCTGGGCCCGCTGCTCGGGGGCACGGCGCTCGCGCACGTCGACTGGCGGTGGCTGCTGCTGGTCAACGCCCCCATCGCCCTGATCGCGTGGATCGGAGTGCGGCTCGGGGTGGCAGGCGACGATCCTGAGGGCCTCACGCACGACCGTCTTGACCTCGTGGGGTCCGCGCTCAGCATCGCCACGATCGGTCTTGCCTGTTACAGCCTCACGAGCGGCGTCGAACATGGCTGGCGGGCTCCGCTCACCGTCACGGTCGCCGTCGGGGCCGTCCTCGCGCTCGTCGGGTTCGTGGCGCGCGAGAAGCGCGTCGCGCAGCCCATGCTCGACCTGGCGGTGTTTCGCGACCGCACCGTCCGGGGAGCGAGCCTCGCTCAGGTGGGCACCTCGATCGCCATGGCAGGCGTGATGTTCGGGCTGATCCTGCTGTTCCAATACGCGTACGGCTGGAGCCCCGTCAAGGCCGGCCTCGCGAACCTGCCCCTGATCGCCACCATGCTGCTCGCGTCACCGCTGTCCGAAGGGCTCGCGCGCCGGTACGGCCACCGCGCGGCCACTCTCGTCGGCGCCGGGCTGCTGACCGCGGGACTGGGAACGCTGGCGTGGAGCGTCGAGCACGGATATCCGGCGATCGCCGCGTCGATGGTCGTGTTCACGATCGGCTTGCGCACGGTCATGACGATCGGAGCCGTCGCGCTGGTGGACGCGATGCCGGAGAACCGCACGTCGCTCGGCGCTGCGCTCAACGACACGGCGCAGGAGGTCGGCTCGAGCGTCGGCACCGCGGTGGTCGGCACCCTGATCGCCGTGCTCGTGACCACCGCGCTGCCCGTCGGTGCCTGGAGCGACGCGCTCGTCGCATCGTTCCTGCACGGTGCCAGCGTGATCTACCTGGTGCTCGCCTTGGTGGTCGGGCTGATCGCGGGCGTGGGAGCGCTGACGCTCACCGACTCGCGCGCCGTCGAGGAGGCGCACTGA
- a CDS encoding carbohydrate ABC transporter permease — protein MARTAVSKKRSTWWKTALGVFFTAVMLFPVYWMVNVSFTQRSDLRANPPHLFPTNPTLEGYQAVAEQQLPALGVSLVVGLGCVILTIALAAPAAYAIALLKMRGGKTLNFILLVAQMIPAVVMSMGFYAIYVRLGLLNSLPGLILADSTVAVPFGVLLFTAFMSGIPRELLQAARVDGAGAWRTFRSVVMPISRNSAITVALFAFLWAWSDFIFASTLARNAEFVPVTLSIYAYIGNNTTQWNAIMATAVVASVPAAVLLVFAQRYVAAGVTAGAVKD, from the coding sequence ATGGCCCGCACCGCCGTCTCGAAGAAGCGTTCCACCTGGTGGAAGACCGCATTGGGAGTCTTCTTCACTGCCGTGATGCTGTTCCCGGTGTACTGGATGGTGAACGTCTCGTTCACGCAGCGCAGCGACCTGCGCGCCAACCCCCCGCACCTGTTCCCCACGAACCCGACCCTCGAGGGCTACCAGGCCGTCGCCGAGCAGCAGCTCCCCGCGCTCGGGGTGAGCCTTGTCGTGGGGCTCGGCTGCGTCATCCTCACCATCGCCCTGGCGGCACCCGCCGCGTACGCCATCGCGCTGCTGAAGATGCGCGGTGGGAAGACCCTCAACTTCATCCTCCTCGTCGCGCAGATGATCCCCGCCGTCGTGATGTCCATGGGCTTCTACGCGATCTACGTCCGCCTGGGCCTCCTCAACTCCCTGCCCGGCCTGATCCTCGCAGACTCCACGGTCGCCGTGCCGTTCGGCGTGCTGCTCTTCACTGCCTTCATGAGCGGCATCCCGCGTGAGCTGCTGCAGGCTGCGAGGGTCGATGGCGCCGGTGCGTGGCGCACCTTCCGCTCGGTCGTGATGCCCATCAGCCGGAACTCCGCCATCACGGTCGCGCTCTTCGCGTTCCTGTGGGCGTGGTCGGACTTCATCTTCGCGTCGACGCTCGCGCGCAACGCGGAATTCGTCCCCGTCACCCTCTCCATCTACGCCTACATCGGCAACAACACCACCCAGTGGAACGCGATCATGGCCACCGCCGTCGTCGCGTCGGTGCCCGCAGCCGTGCTCCTGGTCTTCGCACAGAGGTACGTTGCCGCGGGTGTCACCGCGGGTGCAGTGAAGGACTAG
- a CDS encoding glycoside hydrolase family 31 protein, with translation MTHSFEIRPDGVVWRGDGETVYVQAWGADSLRTRSTRAGELVDTDYALLPPSSTAPTVTVEGDVARVVNGRIVATLTACAFLDVQAGYPVHQCRIDYTDTDGTVLLRELETGGSLKYEARHLRGIPGGAHRITASFEANDGERLYGMGQYQQALMDLKGATLELAHRNSQASVPFVLSSRGYGLLWHNPAIGRATFAANRSEWTAESALQLDYWITAGATPAAITAAYADATGHVPMMPEHGLGYWQCKLRYWNQEQLLDVAREHKRRGLPMDVIVADFFHWPTMGDFRFEEEFWPDPQAMVDELCSLGIELMVSVWPQISVHSENFDELARMNALVRVERGANIQMSFEEPSAFLDATNPAARDKVWEICKRNYADLGIKLFWLDEAEPEYAVYDFDQQRYHQGPAVQVANIYPQAYSRAFYEGQMASGQTDVVNLVRCAWAGSQRYGALAWSGDIHSTWTDLRRQITAAIHMGIAGIPWFTTDIGGFHDGHIEDPEFHELLIRWFQFATFCPVMRMHGDRKPVERVTTADGERRLESGAPNELWSFGDQVYDVLASYVHLREELRPYLRQTMRDAHEHGQPVLRAMFHEFPDDARCWTLKDQFMLGGELVVAPVVDPGARARKVYLPAGVEWHGMHDGSIHAGGEWIETAAPLDVIPVYSRGRAGSASVSLPGMPRPAQ, from the coding sequence ATGACGCACAGCTTCGAGATCAGGCCTGACGGAGTCGTCTGGCGAGGCGACGGCGAGACGGTCTACGTCCAGGCATGGGGCGCCGACAGCCTGCGCACGCGTTCTACCCGCGCAGGGGAGCTCGTCGACACGGACTACGCGCTCCTTCCGCCCTCGTCCACCGCGCCGACGGTGACGGTCGAGGGGGACGTGGCCCGGGTGGTGAACGGCCGGATCGTCGCGACGCTCACCGCGTGCGCTTTCCTGGACGTCCAGGCCGGCTATCCGGTCCACCAGTGCCGCATCGACTACACGGACACGGACGGCACCGTGCTGCTCCGCGAGCTCGAGACGGGCGGCTCGCTGAAGTACGAGGCGCGACACCTCCGTGGCATCCCCGGAGGTGCGCACAGGATCACCGCGTCGTTCGAGGCGAACGACGGTGAGCGGCTGTACGGCATGGGGCAGTACCAGCAGGCGCTCATGGACCTCAAGGGTGCGACGCTCGAACTGGCCCACCGCAACTCGCAGGCGAGCGTGCCGTTCGTCCTGTCCAGCCGCGGCTACGGACTCCTGTGGCACAACCCCGCGATCGGACGGGCCACGTTCGCAGCCAACAGGAGCGAATGGACCGCCGAGTCGGCGCTCCAGCTCGACTACTGGATCACCGCCGGAGCGACGCCCGCCGCGATCACCGCGGCTTACGCCGATGCGACCGGCCATGTGCCGATGATGCCGGAGCACGGGCTCGGGTATTGGCAGTGCAAGCTCCGCTACTGGAACCAGGAACAGCTGCTCGACGTCGCGCGCGAGCACAAGCGGCGCGGCCTGCCTATGGATGTGATCGTCGCCGACTTCTTCCACTGGCCCACGATGGGCGACTTCCGGTTCGAGGAGGAGTTCTGGCCTGACCCTCAGGCGATGGTCGACGAGCTGTGTTCGCTCGGCATCGAGCTCATGGTGTCCGTGTGGCCGCAGATCTCCGTGCACTCGGAGAACTTCGACGAACTCGCGCGCATGAACGCCCTGGTCCGCGTGGAGCGGGGCGCGAACATCCAGATGTCCTTCGAGGAGCCGAGCGCGTTCCTCGACGCTACGAACCCGGCCGCGCGCGACAAGGTCTGGGAGATCTGCAAGCGCAACTACGCCGACCTGGGCATCAAGCTGTTCTGGCTCGACGAGGCGGAGCCCGAGTACGCGGTGTACGACTTCGACCAGCAGCGCTACCACCAGGGTCCGGCCGTGCAGGTGGCGAACATCTATCCGCAGGCCTACTCGCGCGCCTTCTATGAAGGACAGATGGCCTCGGGTCAGACGGACGTCGTCAACCTGGTGCGCTGCGCGTGGGCGGGAAGCCAGCGCTACGGAGCGCTCGCCTGGTCCGGCGACATCCACTCCACGTGGACGGACCTGCGCCGCCAGATCACCGCCGCGATCCATATGGGCATCGCGGGCATCCCGTGGTTCACCACAGACATCGGCGGCTTTCACGACGGCCACATCGAGGACCCCGAGTTCCACGAGCTCCTGATCCGTTGGTTCCAGTTCGCGACGTTCTGTCCGGTGATGCGCATGCACGGCGACCGCAAGCCGGTGGAGCGCGTGACCACGGCCGACGGCGAACGTCGGCTTGAGAGCGGTGCACCGAACGAGCTGTGGAGCTTCGGCGACCAGGTTTACGACGTGCTCGCCTCGTACGTGCACCTGCGCGAGGAACTGCGGCCCTACCTTCGGCAGACGATGCGGGACGCGCATGAGCACGGCCAGCCCGTGCTGCGCGCCATGTTCCACGAGTTCCCCGACGACGCGCGGTGCTGGACCCTGAAGGATCAGTTCATGCTGGGCGGCGAGCTGGTGGTGGCACCCGTGGTGGACCCCGGTGCGCGCGCCCGGAAGGTCTACCTTCCCGCCGGCGTCGAGTGGCACGGCATGCACGACGGGTCCATACATGCGGGCGGTGAGTGGATCGAGACCGCGGCTCCGCTCGACGTGATCCCGGTCTACTCGCGGGGACGGGCCGGCTCGGCGTCGGTCAGCCTGCCTGGTATGCCTCGGCCGGCTCAGTAG
- a CDS encoding TetR/AcrR family transcriptional regulator translates to MSESPARRRRAEELEDAIRDAVREELDERGYAGVTFEGVARRAGTSKPVVYRRYDSRAQMVIDAVIARGFSMPRPPFVGPLRDDLVLFMRSVMTRIGKGRVQTFRGVIGEVDDATVAHVARVTLEFANGMLDEVFASARARGELGAAPVPPRVAGSIVALLRHYFVFEGGDVGSDAVDEIVDQVLVPLLKSVTAVPTDG, encoded by the coding sequence ATGAGTGAGAGCCCGGCCCGGCGACGACGTGCGGAAGAGCTCGAGGATGCCATCCGCGACGCCGTGCGCGAGGAGCTCGACGAACGTGGGTACGCGGGCGTCACGTTCGAGGGGGTCGCCCGGCGTGCCGGCACCAGCAAGCCGGTGGTCTATCGTCGCTACGACTCGCGCGCGCAGATGGTCATCGACGCCGTGATCGCCCGTGGATTCTCGATGCCGCGCCCACCCTTCGTCGGCCCGCTCCGCGACGACCTGGTGCTGTTCATGCGCTCCGTCATGACGAGGATCGGCAAGGGGCGCGTGCAGACCTTCCGTGGTGTCATCGGTGAGGTGGACGACGCCACGGTCGCACACGTGGCGCGGGTCACGCTCGAGTTCGCGAACGGCATGCTCGACGAGGTGTTCGCCTCAGCGCGTGCGCGCGGCGAGCTCGGTGCTGCGCCCGTGCCGCCTCGCGTCGCGGGAAGCATCGTCGCGCTGCTGCGCCACTACTTCGTGTTCGAGGGAGGCGATGTGGGCAGCGACGCGGTCGACGAGATCGTCGATCAGGTGCTGGTGCCGCTGCTCAAGTCGGTCACGGCCGTCCCGACGGACGGGTGA